One window of Manihot esculenta cultivar AM560-2 chromosome 17, M.esculenta_v8, whole genome shotgun sequence genomic DNA carries:
- the LOC110607427 gene encoding metalloendoproteinase 3-MMP, translating into MACKYSYLLIVFLLFSIQSSMSQSKTYKPQKQAFKFLQNLKEIHKGQTVVGLDEVKKFLVGFGYYLNPCSTRNLNNNFDDQLESALKRYQNFFHLNITGILNFETIQKMMIPRCGVPDVTDITSLNQSINSNIGPHYAFPARMPKWNKFSLTYLFLPNVPNSQDVRAAFSGAFQSWQIVSKFHFHEAAAGEIQDLHIGFYTGAHGDGHPFDGPGKVWAHSFYPRDGRSHYDASENWTTNPAGNQVDVQSIAVHEIGHLLGLAHSQDPNAVMYPTIGSGVIKRVLSPDDIGGIQTLYP; encoded by the coding sequence ATGGCTTGTAAATATTCTTATCTTCTGATAGTCTTCCTTCTTTTTTCAATCCAATCCTCCATGTCTCAATCTAAAACCTACAAACCCCAGAAGCAAGCTTTCAAATTCCTTCAAAATCTAAAGGAAATCCACAAGGGCCAAACTGTTGTTGGGCTTGATGAAGTGAAAAAATTCCTTGTTGGATTTGGATACTATCTAAACCCTTGTTCCACTCGtaatttaaacaataattttgATGATCAATTGGAGTCTGCACTTAAAAGATATCAAAATTTTTTCCATCTCAATATTACTGGAATTCTCAACTTCGAAACTATACAGAAGATGATGATTCCACGATGTGGAGTACCTGATGTCACCGATATTACATCCTTAAATCAGTCTATAAACTCTAATATTGGTCCCCATTATGCATTTCCAGCACGTATGCCAAAATGGAACAAGTTTAGCCTCACTTACTTGTTCCTCCCCAACGTCCCAAATTCTCAAGATGTGAGGGCTGCTTTTTCAGGAGCTTTTCAAAGTTGGCAGATTGTATCCAAGTTCCATTTCCACGAAGCAGCTGCTGGTGAAATACAAGATCTTCATATTGGATTTTACACTGGTGCTCATGGGGATGGCCATCCTTTTGATGGACCTGGCAAGGTGTGGGCTCATTCTTTCTATCCAAGAGATGGAAGGTCACATTATGATGCTAGTGAAAATTGGACCACTAATCCTGCTGGTAACCAAGTGGACGTACAGTCTATTGCTGTTCATGAAATTGGTCACCTTTTGGGTCTTGCACATAGCCAGGATCCCAATGCTGTTATGTATCCTACAATTGGATCTGGGGTTATTAAAAGGGTTCTTAGTCCAGATGATATTGGAGGCATACAAACTCTATACCCTTAA